From the Fusarium oxysporum Fo47 chromosome X, complete sequence genome, the window TATACTAGGGCTTATTTAATAAGCTAGTAATACTTCTTAAACTTTAGCTAAGctatataaaagtatatataaaagtataGGCTACTAAAAGCCTAgtttttaatttatataaagtaataataaaggaaatCTATATAAGAGAGaactttattaagtatattcTCCTGGCCTTAGTGCACTAAGATTTAGTAGaatacttataaaaatatataaatatctcCTAATTTATTCTAGTTATTATAGTCTAATATATCTTtcttaattttaatataattttcttaaatctaatttataaacTTTACCTAATTCTTAATtgctatattaataagataaaactATAaattctaatatatattattatccCTCGGCAAGGCCCTGCCAATCTTGGCcttaaagttattataaatactaataaagctccttaaatatatatataagttataaagtTTCCCTAGAATACTAAACTCCTGCTATTCCTTAGTAGCTTatacctttataataatgcccccttcttctcttttagATAGCCTGCATAACTGCTTATATGCCTTATTAACCCCCTCTCTCTTATTATCTTAGATCTTCTTTACTTTACTctaaaagaagaaggcttaaataataaggtttataatatagctaCTACAATATAATCGCCTAGCAACCAGATCTAAACTATTAATctcttttataatattattaagcataatattattagtattgtaattatctattataaagtaGCTAACCTTTCCTCTAAGATTATACTCTTTAATAACCTCTAGGAAAGCCTTAGCTTGCAATTTCCCGTTATAGCTTCCTTTAAACTCGCGCAGTAATAATAACGCTTAAGTGACTCCTCTCGTCTCTGTATCTACAAAATGGACCATGATTGCCTGGTATACTGCCTTCTGTTCCGATGAGGTCCACATGTTAATGGTGAAGTGGACATAGATGAGAGAGAATtatgaagcttcttgacgagccctactgtaccaattacccCGCGTATCAGGTCCTGATACAAGATTTGATGGCCCGTGCCCTTTGGTATTTGGTCCTGATACACGAAATCATGGCCCGTGCACGCCGCGCACCCCTGTCACAACAGATCAGATGGTTTAATAACAGTAATCTCCGCCTAACTCATCCCTTTTAATGTCCATTCTTGCTGCTTTAGCTCAAGAAGTTCTTAATTAAGATGGCTGACGATGATATCTTTTCCCGCCTCCAACTCTTAATTGATTGTCACGCCTAGCTCCTATTCCTATATTCTCTTTGCAGTCTACCTAACCAATGTATTTAGAGTTCATCACTTACAGGGATACTTCTTTTTAACCCAACAAAAATTCTAAAATTAATACATCCAGCTAAAGATAACTTACAAAAACGAGAGCAATGTATAAAGCCTGgtaaaaaggctatattatATGTAGGAAATGAAATTCTAAATTACCCGGGTCATACGTGTACCttactcttctattcctaattATCGTATACCCCTACTCAAGAAATATCAGCAGAAACGTCCCGAGACTCGTTTGCTAAAGGTGAAGCTGCTAAAACCATGCAGAATGACACGGATAACTGCCTCTCCTAAAAGCAATCTGCCCAGAAGTATGACATCCCTCTGACCAATCTTTTAGACCGTTTATGAGGTCTGCCACCTAAGCCTAAGGCCACCAATCCTGACCAGCTGTTATTAAAGACCCAAGAGACCAGATCAGTCAGTTGGATACTCAGACAAGAGGCCCTTGGCTGTGTTCTGTCTTACAGTCAAGTTTACGCCAATGTTGCTGCCTTTTTACGATAACAAGGTTGGGAAGTCATACCGGTGTACATTGGGTAGCCAGACTCGTTAAACGCCATCCAACTATCAAGGCTAAGATGGGAAAGCGCCAGGAGTCATCGAGGTTCAACTAAGTGCGGGGCTGAGAGCTCTTGAGaaaggccttcttcttccgatCGCTACTACCGATAACTAAGGAGCCCAGGCATATATTCATAGTCTATCGGTAAATACATTGGAGATATATCGTAAAAAAGCTAAGTCTTACCAAATTCCTCAAGGATACCGCCCTCGTTGACATTAACTctgttctcaggcttgatccatCTATGCTCTGTTTCGCGGATATCGAAGTACCAGTTAAACGGTCATTGGATTAAAGGAGATTACTTTTATCGAAGCCGTGACTACAGATGGCCGTCTTTTGAAACCTTAGATCACCTGTAAAGGCAAAGGGGTTCAGCAGAAATGACTTATCGATTAGTACACGAAGGCAGCCGATTGGTATTATATCACATCCAACAACAAATGGACCAACAGCCACATCGCAATCGAATGGCTGAAAGAGATCTACCTGCCCCAAGCGAAGCCCACTGCGTCTGAAGCCAGACTCATTGTATTGCATGGCTATGGAAGCCATGTGTCGGCAAGTATTTGGCTAATCTAAGCCATAAAGGTCGTTCACACGACACCCAGGATGACTGGGTTGCTATCTGCATTTGAACGATGCGTATTGCTGTTACCTGCCGGCTCATTGCTTCTATGGCCTGTAGCCTCTGGAAAATGGCGTTTCGCGTTCATCCCGGCTTCGACCAGCTTAAATGATCCCCGTCAATGAGATGATGCAAATTCAACACTACACCCTGGCATGAATTAAGTCTAGTTATTACTTTTCATGTGGGTATAGCAAATCAGCTCTAATAGAGTTGATTTTGTCATCGACTACTAGGAGTACATTCTGAGCTGAAGCGCAATATGGCTCTGAAACAGAACTAGCACGTGCGGAACTGAGAAGGCAAGCATAACATATCTGTAATATCAAACACCAAAGTGAACATAGGGAACCCACAACGGCCGCCTTGCCTCCGACCCTTGGCTCAATTTACCGTCCCTGTCCGCTCCCCACGGCCATGACTCTTCGCGCCCGGCATGTTCACTATCCACCCACTGATCTCGGGCCATCCTCGTTGCCCGGTGAAGGCCCCGGCTCACGTACTCATCACTCATGCCCTTGTCCCGTAGAAACTCATACGTCATTCTCGCCATGTCCACACATAGCCCGTCATCCACGCCCCAAAGCGTACCTATCACATGACGGAACCCTGATAGCTGACAGGCGTTGGCAAGATGGATGCTCTCGTCAACAGACCCTTCATCTAGGATCTGACCAGTCCCGCATGCCGAGAGGTAGGCTAGGAATGGCCGCTGTGAGGTCAGGTTGGTCTCCAGGAGGCTGGCCACTGTGAATGGCTCCCTCTTCCAGTCCTCGAGGAGCAGCTGGCTCTGCAGCGGTTCTGTTGGATGCGTGCTACCGTGGCCGGCAAAGTGGAATATCCTGCAGGCCTCCAACGCCGACGAGACATCGGCCATGTAGGGTCGAGGCCGGTGGTCCGGCAACCCCATTGACTTGCAAACAGCCACGACTGCATCAACCTCGTCGCCTGCATGTTTGAGTGATTTATGTTCTGGCGTGTTCTGCATGGCAATGACAACAGCATTTCGGGACTCCTCGGCTGCCGGCGGTCGATGTTGCCGCCGGCGACTCTGAATGATCGCTTTGACTGATGAGGCGTAAGATGAGACGACCCTGTCTAGTGCCGTTTCGCCGGTGCGCCTCAGATGGTGCCCCGCCGCATGGAGAGGAAACCGGGTCAGTATGCCGGTGGGAACCCACCACAGGTGCGGCCACTGCCTGTCCGAAGGAGGCCCAGTAAAGCCTAGAGCATTAAGAACGGGACAGACGATGGCATCCCAGAGCCATCCAAGCGTGTCGAGAGTTTCAAGTTCACGGATATGATCGTTAATGGAGTCTTGACAGAGATGTGGCAGCTCCAGTAATCGGATGCCGGACTGCTCAATGAACAAGGCATCGGAGCGATACGAGCTCACATTTAGGACGACGATCGGGCCGGGCAGTGCAGTCTCGAGCATATCGGCTTCCGACGCGGCGAGTAGGAACCGCTCGAAACCAGACTTGGAGCGGATTGTCTCCAGGAGAGCGGCAAGCTGGGGTCCAGCATCGTGGCGGCGATGGCCTTCagcctaggtactattaagagacgattgaacagtaatcgtctaataaattgtgttatctcgcttagattttggacttgaatcggttgggcttgggccgagttgctgattggcttaaaataaccccaaccccacacttggggttagctagtacgagcttggggttagcataatgcagaggaaaggggactataattgatagagaaaaacaacaagactgcttctctaggtactattaagagacgattgaacagtaatcgtctaataaattgtgttatctcgcttagattttggacttgaatcggttgggcttgggccgagttgctgattggcttaaaataaccccaaccccacacttggggttagctagtacgagcttggggttagcataatgcagaggaaaggggactataattgatagagaaaaacaacaagactgcttctctctttactttctctttactttctataatcaagattaaagaggcgatatcaaacaacaatggaggacatcgtacagctcaatcaggattatcaaatactcatctgccggctatgtcaagcagccgttcggcccggcagcagcattgagtcacattttcgacggcagcatcagctcaagggacaagtgctcaaggatatcatagactactatggtgaactaaaactagctgacccgaagcgtattgcagtaccagaagataacggcccagcaatcgaagagctcgttatttcaggtgggtatagctgttgtatatgccgatatcttactattgcatacgataatattgtccgtcattggagagaggcagggcataatacagcagaggaaccgtggactaaggtgcggctacagacgtggatgggaggaaggcatgcgcgctactggatcgttcgagatgatagcgataggaatggcccgttagaagtggctaacaaagctgatgctggaaatcagagtgctatagacaaggtcattgctgcaagtctggctcgactaaaggaagaagacgccgtacgactacggaagggtgacttggaggaagatatcgaccgtgattcgccgtgggtcaagaggctaggctgggtacgacactttggctcccgggacttgatcagtattcacgatgcagcccagtggctacgggcgagggcagcaacaggcaggtgggctcagaatcaggaagatgaggaagcagctcgtgagcgactattgctcagccggctcggacagagctttgatcgtgaggtggaccgttgctgctggcggctcgatagcgtgccgaccgagacgttgcagtggctcggcagcatcacatcaatgaccccaagcggcgtgccgtttggccgtaaaggcaaggaagaatcgatgagccagtataagtctgtcggtcaccgttacttaagcttctgctggaaggcataccgtatcgggcggaaggaagcgtttaaatgctgggccgttcgctttacggatgagcagtggagcttattgcatgatgtcgctgaagagctcgagagtgatagggttccaagcagtcatgacagcggattcttcagcggcagagagagacaagctaaagataaagacgaagacgaagacggggacggagacggagacggagacggagacggagacggagacggagacggagacggagacggagacggagacggagacgaatatcaagacgatgatgatagtgacgaaggcgagcaaggggatgaaggtatgactagcccgctgcaggatgcactagaccgagccgtcttccggtttatcgtggcttcgatcaaaactcacgttggcggaaacacatatacgaattcgctactgtgcttctgtgcggcacttggtatcaaaccacgcccgatgggctatatagagccgcatttatatactggtctgctagctgctatagtatggtgggcccggctgttctttttggaggctgcatttgagaatcagccgctagatcgggacgaggtcggggtcgaggccgtacttgcatttcaagagcagcatacatcgtggatgtgtatgggcactcacactgtcatgagcacgatcatcggatggatggcatacgggaaagggtatcggcagaagatgggggggcagccgtcgatacgatggtccgaggacggagagggcttatttcacatgggcgagcatatcagcgtcgaggatttcacccgcacactgcgcgatgaggtgaccgaggcagagaagctactggataagctgttcgggggggtgtggcagtcggtcagtaagaagatcgatatggggcggatcatcgataatatggtacggctcggggcaggtcagtcattcgcaagcaacccgaagaacaactggctcgagcccgggccggcaaaggtgatgcggctgatggaagcatcgatatgggatgctgcaagggttcgatggaagcgacagcgtgttaagaggtggcttcgagacttgcggctgctgcgagagacgctgctcgtgctcgtacatacgtggggtgggcttccgggaaggggaccggaagtcacaacactgcggcactgcgattcgtggcagctgatccggaatatattcatattagatggtcaggtcatgatcgtgaccgatcgagataagatgaaggcaatccgtgacaacggccggaaggtcgcacggttcgtccccgaccggatcgggcggatgattgtggcatatatcgcatggctaattccgactgagagggtgctacggcgggaatgtcagcttaccgagccgcgtggagagcagctagagtatatgtggagggatggcaactcgtcggtatgggaaaccgaccggcttagcaggaagcttgctcgcgttatgcaggccgggacgggggtcagactcggggtgggacgatatcgagcgatcgcgatcgagatgggacggaagattcgagggcttgtgatgaagcagctagaaggtaagatggatgatgaagatgaggatgataacgtcgagatcgatccgatcacaggtgagccggttgactgtggaggaagctggaatatcgtgtgggatttgcagtcgacgcacggaacacggattgcgaggcagcactatgccgtacatatcggcttcccgggtaagctgcaaccggagatgatcgcgacattcaaggagatcagcaggctgtggcatcagtatttggagggaagcggtgcagagggagagggggataaagagaagacggcggtgaagcgtaagcgggatagtcaagtgacggggcagcagcagcagcaaaaggctgatagttcaaaccgagcaactagccgcaagcggagaaagacgaataaggagggagaggcggctcagaagaggaagaagctagaggacgagatggcggatgggctgcgaaggctgcttggaccgaagacgacttggcgatccgacaagcaggctgagtgcatgcgatcgatcatggcactcaaagcagatcagacggcgatcaatgtgctaccgaccggggccggcaagagcatattattcatgctgccggccgtgatgcaggatacaggcacgagcatcgtggtcgtgccgtttgttgcactgatggatgacttggtggcaagagcaacagatatgggggtcgactgcatccgatataggtcatcgatgaattcgggacgagagggcatgccgcgggcggcacgcttgatcgttgtcagtgccgatatcgtgtcaagcgccgagttttccgggtacgttgacgggctgtcgtgtacagggctgctgcagcggatattcgtggatgaatgtcatactgtgatcatggatatcggctaccgggctaagcttggcgagctaattgggctacgtcggtttggctgcccgttagtactgctcacagcaacgctacccgtcgtgctggaggactggttccgtggtgagatgctagcgaagtcagcggtcatggtgcgggatcggacggtcaagccgaactgccgctatgaagttcagcaggtcaagcccgggcgtgatgctgttgaggatcgcacggtcgaggtgatcaaacagctagacagagatatgacgggttgtcagaagggggtcatatactgccggtcaaagagtcagtgtgaagcgatagctgaagagatcggctgcgggtttcatcacagcggcatgagcgaaaaggaccgtcacgaggcacgaacggcatggatagagggcagacacacaagccgttggattgcagcaacaacagggttagggacaggtattgatatcgaggggattgtggccgtggttcatatggagaagccgtatgggctcgttgattttgtgcagcagactgggcgaggagggcggcgggcaggcgaggtggtccggtcaatcatcgtacacgacggacggcggcaacgagaggatcagcatcgaagctttgtagatgatatcaatcaggcacagatggaggcattcatatcgacgccgggatgtcgaagggctgtggtttcggcgtttatggacggagcagccggcgaaacgtgtaaggatgtggatggggctgcactttgtgatcgatgtgagctgcttcagcaggataataacagtgatgagggtgcgggcagggccgaggaggtgattgaaggagagagtgaggcagagagtgagggtgagggtgagggtgagggtgagggtgagggttatgacacgagaaaaggcgggaggatttggaaggcatttggcaaggaagagggtatgcggatcagaatgcttttccgatggctagacgatgttgcagaggagtgtccggtatgtcacgtccgacgtcatcagaagggactagaggtaggggaggtcccagatgagccgcggcatgagaaggccgggcagtggtgcaaggtagtaggagaggaagggtatgatgcggcgcgcagggagatcaggtttaaagagctatcatgctgctttatatgcaagctgccgttagactggtgtgaggaaacccgggatgaagagggtaagtgtgtgtataaggataagctgctgccggtggtgttgatggggttgaggagctggcggatcggagatatagcaagggctgcattcgggattgatataaaggatagggagggattttatcgctggctaggggttgaaaggcggtttcacgggatgaaggggacaaatgcacacgcgttatgggaagcagtcgtttggcagatatataaggataaggagtagctatagggtagctatagggattataataaggatatattagtataagagaggtgaagagatagagagagtaataaagagatatagggtagagagagataaagaggaggtaggggggtatagggtaagaggggtaaggggataagagagcaggagggtgagagggttagggatagggaggggcggttagggacgtgaaccccgtgtatctgctaacggcaggtatgtgtataatgctaagggttaggagataagggatataaatggtaagggagcaagagagggagagggtaagagataaggagggttagagggagtaattaatataaaggttaaggtaagtggttaatataaaataaaggttaggggaagggattacgataagggttaggtaaagtaaatagtgtaataataagggggttaggttagggggagggcatagagggtagagaataatataaggtaagtaggttatagggtataaaaagctaataataaaggaagtaaatgcaataataaataagggataagattaggggaagctattactataaaggttagagtaagagtaaggggattaaagggtaaggaaattaaagtgaggggaaagggattagagagattaagaggttaaggtaagggcagataggtcagagggtaagacagagagtaaaggatagtataaggcaagtaagtcagagggtatagagaggtaagggtaatatagagtaaggaggttagtaggtaaaaagggcagagagtaggggaagtaaatattactataattaagagatagggttagggtgagtaactaatatgagggttagggtgagtaattaatatgagggttagg encodes:
- a CDS encoding CHAT domain-containing protein; protein product: MLETALPGPIVVLNVSSYRSDALFIEQSGIRLLELPHLCQDSINDHIRELETLDTLGWLWDAIVCPVLNALGFTGPPSDRQWPHLWWVPTGILTRFPLHAAGHHLRRTGETALDRVVSSYASSVKAIIQSRRRQHRPPAAEESRNAVVIAMQNTPEHKSLKHAGDEVDAVVAVCKSMGLPDHRPRPYMADVSSALEACRIFHFAGHGSTHPTEPLQSQLLLEDWKREPFTVASLLETNLTSQRPFLAYLSACGTGQILDEGSVDESIHLANACQLSGFRHVIGTLWGVDDGLCVDMARMTYEFLRDKGMSDEYVSRGLHRATRMARDQWVDSEHAGREESWPWGADRDGKLSQGSEARRPLWVPYVHFGV